In a genomic window of Gadus macrocephalus chromosome 9, ASM3116895v1:
- the ppcdc gene encoding phosphopantothenoylcysteine decarboxylase isoform X3: protein MQTGVSPKCDLLNGSGTFRVLVGVTGSVAALKLPLLVSQLLELPGVEVRVVSTEHAHHFYNPAEISVKVYTDKDEWELWTQRSDPVLHIELRRWADLFVIAPLDANTLGKIASGICDNLLTCVVRAWESSRPLLFCPAMNTAMWNHPITARQIAILKDFGYVEIPCIAKKLVWEPWQSCQLL, encoded by the exons ATGCAGACTGGGGTGTCCCCAAAATGTGATTTGTTGAACGGAAGTGGTACATTCCGTGTGCTTGTTGGGGTGACGGGTAGCGTCGCGGCTCTAAAACTGCCTCTTTTGGTCTCCCAACTTCTGGAATTGCCAGGG GTGGAGGTGCGAGTGGTTTCAACCGAGCATGCTCATCACTTCTATAACCCGGCGGAGATATCGGTTAAGGTCTACACAGACAAGGATGAGTGGGAG CTGTGGACGCAGCGCTCCGACCCTGTGCTGCACATCGAGCTCAGGCGCTGGGCAGACCTATTTGTGATCGCTCCACTAGATGCCAACACCCTTGGGAAAATTGCAAGTGGCATCTGTGACAATCTACTG ACGTGTGTGGTGAGAGCGTGGGAGAGCTCCCGGCCTCTTCTCTTCTGTCCCGCCATGAACACGGCCATGTGGAACCACCCAATCACAGCCCGGCAAATAGCCATCCTCAAAGACTTTGGATACGTGGAAATCCCCTGCATTGCCAAGAAACTG GTCTGGGAGCCATGGCAGAGTTGTCAACTGTTATAA
- the ints14 gene encoding integrator complex subunit 14, whose translation MPTVVVMDVSLSMTRPVSLESSEEFQRKNLAVHGLTMLFEHMAANYRLEFTSLVAFSSLWELLVPFTRDYNTLQEALSNLEDYDKTCIESALNGVSNVVQQEWGSSCPCQVVLVTDGSLGIGKGSLRHSLQTLKQRADDKKFPLPFPFPTKMFIMCVANSEELQTTDAMDNLEELLRLSGGDGQIFTMEGQLCLKSVQAMFGRLIDQAYSPFHAVLHCGNLSSDVQVFPRPEPVVVDDEVDPMPRVVNTDLEIVGFIEIGDISSPPVTSRHLVLPIAVIKEAEDVSTGAAEEPEEEVSASQMAGKSPNFCVLLHGSLKVEGMVALVQLGPDWYGMLYSQADSKKKSNLMMSLFEPGPEPLPWLGKVAHLGPISEAAENPYGEDDSKSPFPVQPSIKRSYAQNVTVWIKASGLQTDVQKILRNARKLPEKTQTFYKELNRLRKAALAFGFRELLKGVGDLLERECTLLPDSAHPDAAFQLSHAAKQLRLASAGDSQYAAFDQNIAPMHTDFSS comes from the exons ATGCCCACCGTGGTGGTGATGGACGTGTCGCTGTCCATGACGCGGCCGGTGTCCCTGGAGAGCAGCGAGGAGTTCCAGAGGAAGAACCTGGCGGTCCACGGCCTAACCATGCTGTTCGAACACATGGCTGCCAACTACCGCTTGGAGTTCACCTCCCTGGTTGCCTTCTCATCTCTCTGGGAGCTGTTGGTGCCCTTCACACGGGATTATAACACGTTACAG GAGGCGCTGAGTAACCTGGAAGACTATGACAAAACATGCATTGAATCAGCGCTCAACGGAGTGAGCAACGTAGTCCAGCAGGAGTGGGGTAGCTCCTGTCCGTGTCAG GTGGTGCTGGTGACGGATGGCTCTCTGGGTATTGGGAAGGGTTCCCTACGTCATTCCCTCCAAACACTGAAACagcgtgcagatgacaaaaagtTCCCCCTCCCGTTTCCTTTTCCCACCAAGATGTTCATCATGTGTGTTGCCAACTCAGAGGAG TTGCAGACAACTGATGCGATGGACAACTTGGAGGAGCTGTTGCGTCTGAGTGGTGGGGATGGGCAGATCTTTACTATGGAGGGGCAGCTGTGTCTGAAGAGTGTTCAGGCTATGTTTGG GAGGCTCATAGACCAGGCGTACTCCCCCTTCCATGCGGTCCTGCACTGCGGGAACCTGTCCTCCGATGTGCAGGTGTTCCCTCGGCCGGAGCCTGTGGTAGTGGACGACGAGGTGGACCCCATGCCCAGGGTGGTCAACACAG ACTTGGAGATTGTGGGATTCATTGAGATAGGGGACATTTCAAGCCCCCCTGTCACGTCCCGACACTTGGTTCTGCCCATCGCCGTGATCAAAG AGGCGGAGGACGTCAGCACCGGTGCGGCGGAGGAGCCTGAGGAGGAGGTCTCCGCCAGTCAAATGGCGGGAAAGAGTCCCAACTTCTGTGTCCTTTTGCACGGCAGTTTGAAGGTGGAGGGCATGGTGGCACTGGTCCAGCTGGG GCCGGACTGGTATGGCATGCTGTACTCCCAGGCAGACAGCAAGAAGAAGTCCAACCTCATGATGTCTCTGTTTGAGCCCGGCCCGGAGCCTCTGCCCTGGCTGGGCAAGGTCGCCCACCTGGGACCAATATCTG AGGCGGCTGAGAACCCCTATGGGGAGGACGACAGCAAGAGTCCATTCCCAGTCCAACCCTCGATTAAACGAAGCTATGCTCAGAATGTGACGGTGTGGATCAAGGCTAGTGGATTACAG ACTGACGTGCAGAAGATTCTGAGGAACGCCCGGAAGCTTCCAGAGAAGACCCAGACCTTCTATAAG GAGCTGAACCGCCTGCGGAAGGCCGCCCTGGCCTTCGGATTCCGGGAGCTTCTGAAGGGGGTGGGGGACCTGCTGGAGAGGGAGTGCACCCTGCTCCCGGACTCGGCCCACCCCGACGCCGCCTTCCAGCTCTCCCACGCCGCCAAGCAGCTCCGGCTGGCCAGCGCCGGGGACTCCCAGTACGCCGCCTTCGACCAGAACATTGCGCCCATGCACACCGACTTCTCCAGCTGA
- the ppcdc gene encoding phosphopantothenoylcysteine decarboxylase isoform X2, producing the protein MQTGVSPKCDLLNGSGTFRVLVGVTGSVAALKLPLLVSQLLELPGVEVRVVSTEHAHHFYNPAEISVKVYTDKDEWELWTQRSDPVLHIELRRWADLFVIAPLDANTLGKIASGICDNLLTCVVRAWESSRPLLFCPAMNTAMWNHPITARQIAILKDFGYVEIPCIAKKLVCGDEGLGAMAELSTVINVVKQYLQKSESSRPT; encoded by the exons ATGCAGACTGGGGTGTCCCCAAAATGTGATTTGTTGAACGGAAGTGGTACATTCCGTGTGCTTGTTGGGGTGACGGGTAGCGTCGCGGCTCTAAAACTGCCTCTTTTGGTCTCCCAACTTCTGGAATTGCCAGGG GTGGAGGTGCGAGTGGTTTCAACCGAGCATGCTCATCACTTCTATAACCCGGCGGAGATATCGGTTAAGGTCTACACAGACAAGGATGAGTGGGAG CTGTGGACGCAGCGCTCCGACCCTGTGCTGCACATCGAGCTCAGGCGCTGGGCAGACCTATTTGTGATCGCTCCACTAGATGCCAACACCCTTGGGAAAATTGCAAGTGGCATCTGTGACAATCTACTG ACGTGTGTGGTGAGAGCGTGGGAGAGCTCCCGGCCTCTTCTCTTCTGTCCCGCCATGAACACGGCCATGTGGAACCACCCAATCACAGCCCGGCAAATAGCCATCCTCAAAGACTTTGGATACGTGGAAATCCCCTGCATTGCCAAGAAACTGGTGTGTGGAGATgaag GTCTGGGAGCCATGGCAGAGTTGTCAACTGTTATAAATGTTGTGAAACAGTACCTTCAGAAGTCTGAGTCGTCTCGCCCCACATGA
- the hacd3 gene encoding very-long-chain (3R)-3-hydroxyacyl-CoA dehydratase isoform X1 produces MKMSLLTPHVYWAQRHEDIYLRVELIDTQNMKVHMHENVLEFSGFHTCFGLIKGQGHGAKGQNDYQFSLAFRMPVNPEVSFKSTQRQVSITVKKAQRGWWDRLTIQEKKPLFLAPDFDRWLEESDAEMEIHEKEEKQKRVKMSRREENGRPSIKTIFLFLYNLVQFLCFSWIFINMTVRLFIFGQDSMYDTFHTMSDVMFFCQTLAAIEVVNAAFGVVKTGVVPTLIQVVGRNFILFIIIGSLEEMHNKAVVFFVFYPWSAIEIFRYPFYMLGCFNTEWKDLTWLRYTAWIPLYPLGALAEAVAVVQSIPLFDEANLFSIDLTKSIGVSIRFSHFLYIYLVLMVFALTVNFRHLYKQRKRRFHTKKRKAQ; encoded by the exons ATGAAAATGTCCCTGCTCACACCCCATGTATACTGGGCACAGCGCCATGAAGACATTTATCTGCGGGTAGAGTTGATAGACACACAG AATATGAAGGTCCATATGCATGAAAACGTCCTAGAATTTAGTG GATTTCATACCTGTTTTGGCTTGATTAAAGGACAGGGTCATGGCGCAAAGGGACAAAATGACTATCAGTTCAGTCTGGCTTTTCGGATGCCGGTAAACCCAGAG GTGAGCTTCAAGTCCACACAGAGGCAGGTGAGTATTACAGTAAAGAAAGCTCAGCGAGGCTGGTGGGATAGGCTAACCATTCAGGAGAAAAAGCCTCTCTTCCTGGCCCCGGACTTCGACCGCTGGCTGGAAGAGTCTGATGCTGAGATGGAGATACATGAGAAG gaggagaaacagaaaAGAGTAAAGATGTCCAGAAGAGAAGAGAATG GGCGTCCTAGTATTAAGACGATATTCCTGTTCCTGTATAACCTGGTCCAGTTCCTCTGCTTCTCCTGGATCTTCATCAACATGACTGTGCGGCTCTTCATCTTTGGCCAAG ACTCTATGTACGACACCTTTCACACCATGTCGGATGTCATGTTCTTCTGCCAGACTCTGGCAGCCATTGAGGTGGTTAACGCTGCTTTTGGAGTGGTCAAGACAGGAGTGGTTCCTACTTTAATCCAG GTGGTTGGGAGGAatttcatcctcttcatcatcattggGAGCTTGGAGGAGATGCATAACAAAGCCGTGGTCTTCTTTGTGTTCTATCCTTGGAGCGCTATTGAGATATTTCG GTATCCTTTCTACATGCTGGGCTGTTTCAACACAGAGTGGAAAGACCTCACCTGGTTGAGGTACACTGCATGGATACCCTTGTACCCCCTAGGAGCCCTGGCTGAAG CTGTGGCGGTCGTCCAGTCCATCCCCCTCTTCGATGAGGCTAACTTGTTCAGCATTGATCTCACAAAGTCCATCGGCGTGTCGATCAGATTCTCCCACTTCCTGTACATCTACCTTGTTCTGATGGTCTTTG CGTTGACCGTAAACTTCCGACACCTCTACAAGCAAAGGAAGAGGCGGTTCCACACCAAGAAGAGGAAAGCTCAGTAG
- the hacd3 gene encoding very-long-chain (3R)-3-hydroxyacyl-CoA dehydratase isoform X2, translating to MKMSLLTPHVYWAQRHEDIYLRVELIDTQNMKVHMHENVLEFSGQGHGAKGQNDYQFSLAFRMPVNPEVSFKSTQRQVSITVKKAQRGWWDRLTIQEKKPLFLAPDFDRWLEESDAEMEIHEKEEKQKRVKMSRREENGRPSIKTIFLFLYNLVQFLCFSWIFINMTVRLFIFGQDSMYDTFHTMSDVMFFCQTLAAIEVVNAAFGVVKTGVVPTLIQVVGRNFILFIIIGSLEEMHNKAVVFFVFYPWSAIEIFRYPFYMLGCFNTEWKDLTWLRYTAWIPLYPLGALAEAVAVVQSIPLFDEANLFSIDLTKSIGVSIRFSHFLYIYLVLMVFALTVNFRHLYKQRKRRFHTKKRKAQ from the exons ATGAAAATGTCCCTGCTCACACCCCATGTATACTGGGCACAGCGCCATGAAGACATTTATCTGCGGGTAGAGTTGATAGACACACAG AATATGAAGGTCCATATGCATGAAAACGTCCTAGAATTTAGTG GACAGGGTCATGGCGCAAAGGGACAAAATGACTATCAGTTCAGTCTGGCTTTTCGGATGCCGGTAAACCCAGAG GTGAGCTTCAAGTCCACACAGAGGCAGGTGAGTATTACAGTAAAGAAAGCTCAGCGAGGCTGGTGGGATAGGCTAACCATTCAGGAGAAAAAGCCTCTCTTCCTGGCCCCGGACTTCGACCGCTGGCTGGAAGAGTCTGATGCTGAGATGGAGATACATGAGAAG gaggagaaacagaaaAGAGTAAAGATGTCCAGAAGAGAAGAGAATG GGCGTCCTAGTATTAAGACGATATTCCTGTTCCTGTATAACCTGGTCCAGTTCCTCTGCTTCTCCTGGATCTTCATCAACATGACTGTGCGGCTCTTCATCTTTGGCCAAG ACTCTATGTACGACACCTTTCACACCATGTCGGATGTCATGTTCTTCTGCCAGACTCTGGCAGCCATTGAGGTGGTTAACGCTGCTTTTGGAGTGGTCAAGACAGGAGTGGTTCCTACTTTAATCCAG GTGGTTGGGAGGAatttcatcctcttcatcatcattggGAGCTTGGAGGAGATGCATAACAAAGCCGTGGTCTTCTTTGTGTTCTATCCTTGGAGCGCTATTGAGATATTTCG GTATCCTTTCTACATGCTGGGCTGTTTCAACACAGAGTGGAAAGACCTCACCTGGTTGAGGTACACTGCATGGATACCCTTGTACCCCCTAGGAGCCCTGGCTGAAG CTGTGGCGGTCGTCCAGTCCATCCCCCTCTTCGATGAGGCTAACTTGTTCAGCATTGATCTCACAAAGTCCATCGGCGTGTCGATCAGATTCTCCCACTTCCTGTACATCTACCTTGTTCTGATGGTCTTTG CGTTGACCGTAAACTTCCGACACCTCTACAAGCAAAGGAAGAGGCGGTTCCACACCAAGAAGAGGAAAGCTCAGTAG
- the ppcdc gene encoding phosphopantothenoylcysteine decarboxylase isoform X1, protein MQTGVSPKCDLLNGSGTFRVLVGVTGSVAALKLPLLVSQLLELPGVEVRVVSTEHAHHFYNPAEISVKVYTDKDEWELWTQRSDPVLHIELRRWADLFVIAPLDANTLGKIASGICDNLLTCVVRAWESSRPLLFCPAMNTAMWNHPITARQIAILKDFGYVEIPCIAKKLVCGDEGAQVRAWSDVTQTCHSLQPPGARSGVSSESTSWEITHPGPAWPQGT, encoded by the exons ATGCAGACTGGGGTGTCCCCAAAATGTGATTTGTTGAACGGAAGTGGTACATTCCGTGTGCTTGTTGGGGTGACGGGTAGCGTCGCGGCTCTAAAACTGCCTCTTTTGGTCTCCCAACTTCTGGAATTGCCAGGG GTGGAGGTGCGAGTGGTTTCAACCGAGCATGCTCATCACTTCTATAACCCGGCGGAGATATCGGTTAAGGTCTACACAGACAAGGATGAGTGGGAG CTGTGGACGCAGCGCTCCGACCCTGTGCTGCACATCGAGCTCAGGCGCTGGGCAGACCTATTTGTGATCGCTCCACTAGATGCCAACACCCTTGGGAAAATTGCAAGTGGCATCTGTGACAATCTACTG ACGTGTGTGGTGAGAGCGTGGGAGAGCTCCCGGCCTCTTCTCTTCTGTCCCGCCATGAACACGGCCATGTGGAACCACCCAATCACAGCCCGGCAAATAGCCATCCTCAAAGACTTTGGATACGTGGAAATCCCCTGCATTGCCAAGAAACTGGTGTGTGGAGATgaag GTGCACAGGTGCGAGCTTGGTCTGATGTAACGCAAACATGTCACTCGCTGCAGCCTCCGGGAGCCCGCAGCGGTGTTTCATCAGAAAGTACATCCTGGGAGATCACCCACCCTGGGCCCGCCTGGCCTCAAGGCACATGA